The following proteins come from a genomic window of Coleofasciculus chthonoplastes PCC 7420:
- a CDS encoding Sll0314/Alr1548 family TPR repeat-containing protein yields the protein MNHWLPTPRRTVNALAGAAIMVVSFWVTPSLAGDPFRPSNPRNIGDKTEAAFESIFKQGDYKTAKDYLQQAEASEGTDPLIYAMLAAIAYTERELEALNTYATKTRTTAEQLITSDPLRGNLYTAVGHFLEGTYNFEKEGPVRALSKLQKVFQYIDAAKDIDGTDPELNLLTGHMDLMLAVNVPFADPADAINKLETHGYPKYLAYRGIAVAYRDLKKYNQAMDYVERALAMTPDNPEVLYLKAQILVHQDQPEAALDYFEKALEKRKQLPNYSTGQIVYEQCKAQEEVDNIDRDCRAQRNRAREGNY from the coding sequence ATGAATCATTGGTTGCCAACCCCCCGACGAACTGTAAACGCCTTAGCTGGTGCAGCGATTATGGTTGTCAGTTTTTGGGTGACTCCCAGTTTAGCGGGTGATCCCTTTCGTCCCAGTAATCCCCGCAATATTGGCGATAAGACAGAAGCCGCATTTGAATCGATTTTTAAACAAGGAGATTATAAAACCGCCAAGGACTACCTCCAGCAAGCTGAAGCCAGTGAAGGAACTGATCCGTTAATCTATGCCATGCTAGCTGCGATCGCCTACACTGAGCGAGAGTTAGAAGCCCTGAATACTTACGCCACAAAAACTCGAACCACGGCTGAACAACTGATCACGTCTGATCCACTACGCGGTAATCTGTACACGGCTGTTGGTCACTTTTTAGAAGGAACCTATAACTTTGAGAAAGAAGGTCCGGTTAGAGCGCTGAGTAAACTACAGAAAGTCTTTCAATATATAGACGCCGCCAAAGATATTGATGGCACTGATCCAGAGTTAAACTTACTCACGGGTCACATGGATTTGATGTTAGCCGTTAATGTTCCCTTTGCTGACCCGGCTGATGCCATTAACAAGTTAGAAACTCATGGTTATCCCAAGTATCTGGCGTATCGGGGGATAGCTGTAGCCTACCGAGATTTGAAAAAATATAATCAGGCGATGGATTATGTCGAACGCGCTTTGGCAATGACGCCGGATAATCCCGAAGTCTTATACCTGAAAGCCCAAATATTAGTGCATCAAGATCAACCGGAAGCTGCTCTAGACTACTTTGAAAAAGCATTAGAAAAACGGAAACAACTTCCCAATTATTCGACGGGTCAAATTGTCTACGAACAGTGTAAAGCGCAAGAAGAGGTTGATAATATTGATCGGGATTGTCGAGCGCAACGAAATCGCGCCAGAGAAGGTAATTACTGA
- a CDS encoding SDR family NAD(P)-dependent oxidoreductase, with product MTLTHKTFIITGASAGIGQALAIKLAKQGSNVVLAARNQAALMKTADDCLKAGGQAIAVPTDVTNPEACQNLIEQAVSREACDTFSTNRLRQRGIGE from the coding sequence ATGACATTAACCCATAAAACCTTTATTATTACCGGAGCCTCGGCTGGAATTGGACAAGCATTAGCGATTAAACTCGCCAAACAAGGAAGCAATGTAGTCCTAGCCGCACGAAATCAGGCGGCGCTGATGAAAACGGCTGATGATTGCTTAAAAGCTGGGGGTCAAGCGATCGCGGTTCCGACGGATGTCACAAACCCAGAAGCCTGTCAAAACCTGATCGAACAGGCGGTGAGTCGAGAGGCGTGCGATACGTTCTCAACGAACAGGCTCCGCCAACGCGGGATTGGTGAATAA
- a CDS encoding pentapeptide repeat-containing protein: MTDNSRSKKRKITIRASPQGVEKAEKALIRLGFETKTNFAKSRLLSRSTVTKFFNFQPIQVDTFKKICDELELNWRETAEISGDETPVRLEKSDCSRSESNEGSEGDESMQMLRRQVTVLDKDSQETKVVITLEGDINSAPNLKLLESALKTYSGHTIKILDIQAGSIKLIVEGSQEDIEKLLSNFQSGEIKELNGFPVEDIQVLSESSEDEENDKWRLVEDIVRQEVKNRKLSDADLSDADLSGANLGGADLSDANLSDADLSGADLSGADLIFANLSGADLIRANLIRANLSGADLISANLSGADLISANLSGADLSGADLRDANLSSADLILANLSDANLSSADLSGADLILANLSDANLSSANWSGANLISADLSDADLREANLSGADLREANLSGADLREANLSGADLREANLSGANVKQAKFGKNSGLTEEMKLDLERRGAIFEDSPGDRSRVLSLR; the protein is encoded by the coding sequence AATTTTGCTAAATCTCGGCTTTTATCACGAAGTACAGTTACAAAATTTTTTAATTTTCAACCTATTCAGGTTGATACCTTTAAGAAAATATGTGATGAATTGGAATTGAATTGGCGAGAAACGGCGGAGATTTCCGGAGATGAAACGCCTGTTCGTCTAGAGAAGTCTGATTGCAGTCGTTCGGAGTCGAATGAGGGGAGTGAGGGGGATGAATCGATGCAAATGCTTAGGCGTCAAGTAACCGTTCTAGACAAAGACAGTCAAGAAACTAAGGTAGTTATTACCTTAGAAGGGGATATAAATTCAGCCCCTAATCTTAAACTTCTAGAATCAGCTCTCAAAACCTATTCGGGACATACTATTAAAATACTTGACATTCAAGCAGGCAGTATCAAATTAATCGTCGAGGGTTCTCAAGAGGATATCGAAAAACTTTTGTCAAATTTTCAATCAGGAGAAATCAAGGAATTAAATGGTTTTCCGGTTGAGGATATTCAGGTTTTGAGTGAAAGCTCAGAGGATGAAGAAAACGATAAGTGGCGTTTAGTAGAAGATATTGTCAGGCAAGAGGTTAAGAATCGAAAACTGAGTGATGCTGACTTAAGCGATGCCGACCTGAGTGGTGCCAATCTGGGTGGAGCCGACCTGAGTGATGCCAACCTGAGCGATGCCGACCTGAGTGGTGCTGACCTGAGTGGTGCTGACCTGATTTTTGCCAACCTGAGTGGTGCTGACCTGATTCGTGCCAACCTGATTCGTGCCAACCTGAGTGGTGCTGACCTGATTTCTGCCAACCTGAGTGGTGCTGACCTGATTTCTGCCAACCTGAGTGGTGCTGACCTGAGCGGTGCTGACCTGAGAGATGCCAACCTAAGTAGTGCCGATCTGATTTTAGCCAACCTGAGCGATGCCAACCTAAGTAGTGCTGACCTGAGCGGTGCCGATCTGATTTTAGCCAACCTGAGCGATGCCAACCTAAGTAGTGCCAACTGGAGTGGTGCCAACCTGATTTCTGCCGACCTGAGTGATGCTGACCTGAGAGAAGCTAACCTGAGTGGTGCTGACCTGAGAGAAGCTAACCTGAGTGGTGCTGACCTGAGAGAAGCTAACCTGAGTGGTGCTGACCTGAGAGAAGCTAACCTGAGTGGTGCCAACGTGAAGCAGGCTAAGTTTGGAAAAAACTCAGGGCTTACTGAAGAAATGAAACTTGACTTGGAACGACGCGGAGCTATCTTTGAGGACTCTCCAGGCGATCGCTCTAGGGTTTTGAGCCTTCGCTGA